In Exiguobacterium acetylicum, the genomic stretch GGCAGGACGCGAATGCTCTACAGTTTCAAGTAGACTGGTACATCCAAAACATGCGGATCCATTACCAATCACCGCACGGCTTAGAGCAATATGGAGGTGCTGCGTGGGGAACACGCGACGTATCGCAAGGCCCGATGGAATTTTTACTGGCGTTCGGTCATTTTGAAGAAGCTCGCGCATTACTGCTTCAAATTTTTTCACATCAATTCGAGGCAGGACATTGGCCACAATGGTTCATGTTTGATGAATATGCTGGTATCCAGCAGGAGGATAGTCATGGTGATGTGATCGTCTGGCCACTGAAGGCATGCGCGGATTATCTTCAGAAAACACACGATTGGGCGTGTCTCGATGAACTACTTCCATATCGAACAAAGACCGGTCAGGAAACACTAAAACAATCGCTCATGCATCATGTGGAACGAGCGTGTGCACGGATTGAAAAGGATTTCGTACCGAACAGTGTCTTTTCCGCATACGGCGGAGGCGATTGGGACGATACGTTACAACCAGCAGATGATGCGTTAAAGAAAAAATTAATCAGTACTTGGACGGTAGCATTGACATTCCAAACATTCCGTACGTTAGCAAACGAGTTACCACAATCGTCATTAAGCATACGATTAGCGGAACTAACTACTACCATCGAACAGTCCTTCCAGTCAGACATGATTCTGGACGGGGTCATCCCTGGATTTTTACGAGTCGAAGAAGATGGATATCATCCGATGATTCATCCCTCAGATGATGGACTACCAATGAAATATCGATTGTTACCCTTGACCCGTAGTATCATCGGAGAACTCGTTACACCAGAACAAGCTATGCAAAACTTAAAGATCATTGAAGAACATTTAAAGTTCCCGGACGGTGTGCGTTTGATGGATCGCCCAGCACAATATCGTGGTGGTGTGAGTCGTCATTTCATGCGGGCAGAACAAGCAGCTAATGTCGGACGTGAAATTGGACTGCAATACGTGCATGCCCATATTCGTTACATTGAAGCACTGGCGAAAATCGGAGCTGATGAAAAGAGCATAACGGAAGCATTTGACGTCATTAATCCTGTGGATCTAAAAGTGCCAAAAGCAGTCCGCCGTCAGAGAAATGCCTATTTCAGTAGCTCGGATGCTGCGTTTACGACGCGTTACGAAGCGCAAGAACGTTGGAACGAATTAAAAGAAGGTAAGATTCCGGTTAAAGGGGGATGGCGAATTTACTCGAGTGGACCAGGTATTTGGCTGAATCAATTAATGACGAATGTCTTAGGGATTCGAGAGCGTTCAGACGGGCTACTTCTTGATCCAGTCATAACCGGAACTATCCAGATGGACCTATTCGATATCCCTTGTCGTATTCGAATCACACGGGGGGGACAACGACGCATTTTATGGAATGGAGAACTGCTTAATCTTTCAAATCAATCCAATCGTTATCGTCAAGGTGGTTATCTATTACAACGTGAGGCGTTAAAAACGATCCTTCCAAGTGGAAACGAACTGCAAATCGAGCTTCCGCTCTAAAGTAGGACAGGATGACTTCATGGAAGTCGTCCTGTCCTTTAGCATATGAGAAATGGAGTGAACGACATGATAAAAAGTCATCGGCATCAAGTAGTCTACCATCTGTATCCGAAAAGTTTTCAAGATACGAATGGAGATGGAGTCGGAGATCTGAATGGTATTCGGAAACGATTGGATTATCTGCAGAGGCTAGGGGTGGACATGATTTGGTTATGCCCAGTGTACACGTCACCTGGTTATGATCACGGGTATGACGTAGCGGATTATACTTCAATTGATCCTCTATACGGGTCTATGGACGAGATGGAAGCCTTGATTGACGAAGCGAGTCGGCATGATATCACGATCATGATGGATATAGTCGCGAATCATACCTCATCCTGCCATGAATGGTTCATAGCATCCGAACATGATCCGGCCGGTCCATACGGCGACACATATATCTGGTGTGACGAACCGACAGAAGCGGAATCTTTTTTTGGAGGTTCTGCTTGGACGTATTCGAGTATACGTCAGCAGTACTATTTCCACTCTTTCGCGAAGGAACAACCGGATCTTAATTGGGAACAGCCGGTAGTGGCAAAAGAATTTGCACGCATTCTATCGTTTTGGATTGAAAAAGGAGTTCGTGGATTCCGGTTTGATGTCATCGATTTAATCGGAAAACAATTTCATCCGCATCGCTGGCTGAATTTTGAACGTGTACAGGAGGGATTACGAGAGATGTTGGCATCCGTTGATCGTTCAAATCTTCTTTTAGTCGGCGAAGCAGGTGGTCTATCTCCATCCGAAATTCGTCAACTTCAAGAAGAGGGATTACTTGATGTGGTGTTTAACTTTGAGACGTGCGCTCTTGACGAGGTGGCGGGTAAAAACAAATGGCACCTCCAATCGTTTGATCCAGCGGAATTAAAAAAGACGATTAAAAAATGGCAAGATGAGATGGAAGAAGACGGCTGGAACAGCTTGTTTTGGAACAATCATGATCAGCCTCGCGTTCTCTCTAGATGGTATGACGATGATATAAGAGCAGCAAAAATGCTTGTCTTGCTTCAGCTGACATTACGAGGAACCCCTTTCATTTATCAAGGAGATGAGATCGGAATGACGAACGGAAACATTCAGCAATCTGATTATCAGGATATCGAAACCCTCCGTTATTTACAGCAAGGTGGGGCGATACAGTCCGTTCAGCTGAAGGGTCGTGATCATGCACGTCTTCC encodes the following:
- a CDS encoding glycoside hydrolase family 13 protein; amino-acid sequence: MIKSHRHQVVYHLYPKSFQDTNGDGVGDLNGIRKRLDYLQRLGVDMIWLCPVYTSPGYDHGYDVADYTSIDPLYGSMDEMEALIDEASRHDITIMMDIVANHTSSCHEWFIASEHDPAGPYGDTYIWCDEPTEAESFFGGSAWTYSSIRQQYYFHSFAKEQPDLNWEQPVVAKEFARILSFWIEKGVRGFRFDVIDLIGKQFHPHRWLNFERVQEGLREMLASVDRSNLLLVGEAGGLSPSEIRQLQEEGLLDVVFNFETCALDEVAGKNKWHLQSFDPAELKKTIKKWQDEMEEDGWNSLFWNNHDQPRVLSRWYDDDIRAAKMLVLLQLTLRGTPFIYQGDEIGMTNGNIQQSDYQDIETLRYLQQGGAIQSVQLKGRDHARLPMMWTKEGGFSTGTAWLRGMTDVDRNVHDQQLDDDSLLQVYRRLLSIRKAELALLDGEMKWHETPSTMIAFDRIHGEQSLRILVNLSNHSIQHRIKTGKTLIGVGDYCEEELGPYAAVLCYTF